AAGCCGCGCCGCTGCTACGCCGCCGGGCCAGTCTGTGGCGTTGACGCCCGGGGCGCCGATTCGGGCTGCCCGGCTTCCGCTGGCGGCTCCTCTGGCGGCGCGGGCTTGAGCGGCAGCAGTACGTCAAAGGTGCTGCCCTTGCCGATCTCGCTCTGCAGACGAATCTCCCCGCCCATCATCTGGACCAGATGGCGGGTGATGGCCAGCCCCAGACCGGTGCCGCTTTCCTGGGAGTTGCGCACTTCCTGGCGGAACTCCTCAAAGATGGTCTTGAAGTTCTCCTCGCGGATGCCGCGCCCGGTATCGGCCACGCGGATACGCCAGAGCGTCTTACTCAGCCGGTCGATGGTCACTTCAACCGAGCCTTTGTCGGTGAACTTGATGCCGTTGTGGGCCAGGTTGATGGCGATCTGGCTGAGCCGCTTTTCATCCCCCACGATCTGCGTCGGCATATCCGGGGCCAGGGTGACCGTAAAGCGCAGCCCTTTTTCCTGGGCGCCGGAAGCCAGGGTAGTATGCAGGATGTCTACCAGCCGGTGCAGCGGAAACGGCTCTTCCACGATCACCATCTCCCCCGCTTCGATCTTGGAGATGTCCAGGATGTCATCGATCAGGGATTTGAGCCGCTTGGCGCTGAGCAGCACATGTTCCATGCTGGCGCGCATTTTCTCAGTCAGGGGGCCATAAGCCCCGCGCAGGGCCAGGTCAGTGAAGACGATGATCGCGCTCAACGGTGTGCGCAACTCATGGCTGGTGCGGGCGGTGAATTGCGACTTAAGCTTGCTGGCTTCTTCCAGCTGGCGGTTAGCCTGCACCAGGTCGTAGGTGGCTTCGTCCAGGGCGTGACGCAGATCGCTGGTCCCCAGCTGGCTGAGGACCCCCACAAAGAAGATGGTCAGGATCATGATGACCATCATGCTGATCGAGCCAACAGGCTCCGGCAGCGGGGCCGGGCTAACCCACCCCTGGGTCAGGGCCAGCTGCGTCCCAACCCACAGGATGGAGGCAATCGCGGCGCTCACGTAGCTTTCCCGCGGCCCCAGCATCATCCCGGCTATCACCACGATAGCGATATAAACTGGCCCGACCACCATGCTCAACCCTTCGATGAGCAGGGAATTGATGGCCAGGATGAGCATGATCAGGGGCAAGAGCAGGTAGCCGCCAAGAGCAGGATTACCCCGGCGGGCCAGTTCACGAGCGCTCAGGCTGATGGGGATGATGAACATGCACAGCACCAGCGTGAGCAGGACCCGTGTGTCGTAGCGGTCCAGCAGCATGAGGGCATACAGCGCCAGCACCGGAATGATGAACAGAGCCATGCCCCAGCTGATATCCATCACCAGGCGCTGCCGCCGGGTATGCTCCAGCCGCTTGTACGGCGACAGTGTGTTGAACAAGTCCCTTGCCATATCACCCTTGGGTCACAGAGGACCCCCCTCAGGCCCGTTGCCGGGCTAAGTTCACTTGGGCTTGCGGACGCGGTAGGTTCCCACTGGCGAGGCCAGTTCCACCGCCAGGCCGTGTTCCGCAAACCACCGCCGGAAATCCTCCCGCCAGAACATGCCGTGGCAGTTTTCGTTCGTACGGAAGACCAGGTCAAAGTACGGGTTAGCCTCCGGCTTGAAGGCCTGCGCTCCGAAGATCAGGCCGCCCGGCTTGACCACCCGCACCAGCTCGCTGATGGCCTGGCGCGGATCGGGGGTCCAGTGCAACATCCAGAAAGTCATGGCCGACTCAAAACTGTTGTCCTCAAAGGGCAGGCGCGTGGCGCTGGCCTCCAGGAATTCCGGGCGGTTTTCGTCGGTGACCGGTGGGTGATGTGGATCGATCTCCTTCAGGTAGCCGGGGAAGCTCTGCTGGGCCAGCTCGATAATGCCGGGGACAGGATCGACGCCGACGATGCGCACCTTGCCGCCCAGCCGCAGCCAGATTTCGGCGGTTTCCCGCCCGCTGCCACAGCCCACCTCCAGCAGCCTGCCGCCGCTATGCAGCCAGCGCAGATCGTCCGCCGTCAGGAAATCAAAGACGGCCTTACGCATGGACTGGTACAGCCGCTGGCCCAGGGTCTTATCCAGTTTGGTCAGGAACTGGCGGCCATCTTTTTCAAAGCTTTCCAGCAGGATGACCGGCTCCTGGCGCATGCGGGGCAGGATGTTCACCGTCATGCCCTCGGCCATGTGAGAAAAGCCTTTGACCGTGCCCGATGTGCGGGCCATGATGGCGTTGATGTCCGGCATTTCCACTGCCGGGTTGCGGCGGAAGAGACCATCCTCATGAATCAGCATGTTCTCTTTGTCGGTGGAAAGGATTTCCAGCCACTCGCGGGTATAGTCGATGTCGGCGAAGCCAAATTCCGCCAGAATCTGACCGTAAGTGCGCGGTTCTTTCAGGTACTCAAACAGGCCTGCATCATCAAAAACTTTCAGGGCATAATAACGAAATATCTTGTCGGCCTGCCGTCCGAGCCGCATCACTGACCCGACATTCCTCAGGATGCGCCAGTATACCCGCGCCGTTCTGATGAACAACATGGTTCGCCTGCCTTTCTGCCTGCTGGCTCAATGATCGTCCTGTAGATAGGGTTTCAGGAACGAAACAAACCGGTCGATGTCAATCGGCTTGGTGAAATAGTCGTCACAGCCGGCCTCCAGGGCGCGCTCCCGATCCCCGACCATGGCATGGGCGGTCAGGGCCAGGATGGGCGTATTCCGGAACCGGCTGTCCTTCTTGAGCGAGCGGACGACCTCCCAGCCGCTCAGTTTGGGCAGGGAGAGATCCATCAGGATGATGTCGGGCTGGTGCTGGTAAGTCATGGTGATGGCTTCGTGCCCATCGCGGGCAAAGAGCAGGTCGTGCTGATCCAGAATCAGCTCCAGAATCTGGGTCACTACCAGCAGGTTGGTCTGTTCATCTTCGACGATCAGGATGCGCTTGGACATCAAGGCCTCCCCGGCAAAACCTGGTCAGCGCAGGAACAAAGCAACAACCAGGTCACACTCGCAGCCCCCAGGCTGTGATAGCCAGGGAGGCGCTGCCTGTCGGGCAACAAGAACA
The genomic region above belongs to Anaerolineae bacterium and contains:
- a CDS encoding class I SAM-dependent methyltransferase, which gives rise to MLFIRTARVYWRILRNVGSVMRLGRQADKIFRYYALKVFDDAGLFEYLKEPRTYGQILAEFGFADIDYTREWLEILSTDKENMLIHEDGLFRRNPAVEMPDINAIMARTSGTVKGFSHMAEGMTVNILPRMRQEPVILLESFEKDGRQFLTKLDKTLGQRLYQSMRKAVFDFLTADDLRWLHSGGRLLEVGCGSGRETAEIWLRLGGKVRIVGVDPVPGIIELAQQSFPGYLKEIDPHHPPVTDENRPEFLEASATRLPFEDNSFESAMTFWMLHWTPDPRQAISELVRVVKPGGLIFGAQAFKPEANPYFDLVFRTNENCHGMFWREDFRRWFAEHGLAVELASPVGTYRVRKPK
- a CDS encoding response regulator — encoded protein: MSKRILIVEDEQTNLLVVTQILELILDQHDLLFARDGHEAITMTYQHQPDIILMDLSLPKLSGWEVVRSLKKDSRFRNTPILALTAHAMVGDRERALEAGCDDYFTKPIDIDRFVSFLKPYLQDDH